Proteins encoded by one window of Cannabis sativa cultivar Pink pepper isolate KNU-18-1 chromosome 4, ASM2916894v1, whole genome shotgun sequence:
- the LOC115715170 gene encoding protein FMP32, mitochondrial: MAAVAACKRLVPLGINSGFGLSGFRAFGASEVSSPALRSRYLDCRLASELVKSNGKRLFLVDTLALVRKLEGQGVPSQQAEAITAAITEVLNDSLENVSHSFVSKGEMQKIEMIQDSNLSKFKSEVQSSQGHHFSLLQHETEKLRNDIEKMRSELRYEIDKVTAGQRLDLNLERGRIREELADQNAETTNLTNKLDREIHGLRAQLEAAKYDVIKYCIGTLVSISAVGLAVLRILM, translated from the exons ATGGCCGCTGTTGCGGCGTGTAAGCGATTGGTGCCGTTAGGAATCAATTCAGGGTTTGGATTATCTGGATTTCGAGCTTTTGGCGCTTCGGAAGTTTCTTCTCCAGCTTTGCGGTCTAGGTATTTGGATTGTAGATTGGCATCTGAGCTCGTGAAATCTAATGGAAAACGTCTGTTTCTAGTTGATACGTTAGCTTTG GTTAGGAAATTAGAGGGACAGGGCGTGCCCTCGCAGCAAGCTGAGGCCATAACCGCTGCCATTACAGAAGTGTTAAACGATAGCTTAGAAAATGTGTCTCACTCATTTGTTTCCAAGGGGGAAATGCAGAAA ATTGAAATGATTCAAGATTCCAATTTGTCCAAATTCAAATCTGAAGTTCAGAGCTCACAG ggACACCACTTCTCATTACTGCAACACGAGACGGAGAAATTGAGGAATGATATTGAGAAGATGCGCAGTGAACTGAG GTATGAAATTGACAAAGTTACTGCTGGGCAGCGGCTCGATTTGAATCTCGAAAGGGG AAGGATAAGGGAAGAGCTTGCAGATCAGAATGCCGAGACCACTAACCTTACTAACAAACTCGATCGG GAAATTCATGGTTTAAGGGCCCAGTTGGAAGCAGCCAAATATGATGTCATAAAATACTGCATAGGTACACTTGTTTCAATTTCTGCTGTTGGTCTTGCTGTACTCCGCATTCTGATGTAA
- the LOC115712673 gene encoding uncharacterized protein LOC115712673 — protein MADTTAKTTSFLTPTQRYAAGALFAFSLHHAQINQTRPLGSFFSSDDDDPSSDNRISSGSCSSSTSTSSDSVADDPDLWVHEVSGLLRPVFRFLEIESVAWSGLEETAGSSPAKNHVGAFLRLLAEEENGENSSQDQQLALSKAVDAMGRSMKKNPEASETKKEKYREYVNECKEKCSTAEVQSNLEEAGVKTGVKQKTDENDLVTENKVVVEKPIEEVMLSYERKVTVLYELLTACLADTHVDSKKSTRKRKGYDARHRVALRLLATWLDVKWINMEAIETIVACSAMALAKEKEESNEVPDSSKGKWAKWKRGGIIGAAALTGGTLLAITGGLAAPAIAAGLGALAPTLGTLVPVIGAGGFAAVASAAGTVAGSVAVAASFGAAGAGLTGSKMARRTGSVDEFEFKVVGEENHNQGRLAVGIMISGLVFNEEDFVRPWEVQDDNSERYVLQWESKNLIAVSTAIQDWLTSRIALELMKQGAMMTVLSTLVAALAWPATLLAVTDFIDSTWSIAVDRSDKAGRLLAEVLLKGVHGNRPVTLVGYSLGARVIFKCLQFLAETEKNAELVERVVLLGAPISIKDENWGAARKMVAGRFINAYATTDWTLGVAFRASLLTQGLAGIQPINVPGIENVDVTDLIEGHSSYLWATQQILELLELDTYYPVFRAAKQSTQTFDYHGFRPLTGLLTESISNN, from the exons atggctGATACCACCGCCAAAACGACGTCGTTTTTGACACCAACCCAACGTTACGCGGCCGGAGCTCTCTTCGCTTTCTCTCTCCACCACGCCCAAATCAACCAGACCCGTCCCTTGGGCTCATTCTTCTCCTCTGACGATGATGATCCCTCCTCCGATAATCGGATCAGTAGTGGTAGTTGCAGTAGTAGTACTTCCACCAGTAGCGACTCGGTCGCCGACGATCCTGACCTTTGGGTTCACGAAGTCTCTGGACTTCTTCGCCCTGTATTTAG GTTTTTGGAGATTGAGTCAGTGGCTTGGTCTGGACTTGAGGAAACTGCTGGATCTTCTCCTGCTAAGAATCATGTTGGAGCA TTCTTGAGGTTGTTGGCGGAGGAGGAAAATGGTGAGAATTCTTCTCAAGATCAACAGCTTGCTTTGTCTAAAGCAGTTGATGCTATGGGACGTAGCATGAAGAAAAATCCTGAAGCTTCCGAGACTAAGAAGGAAAAATATCGTGAATATGTAAATGAGTGTAAGGAGAAATGTTCAACAGCGGAAGTGCAATCAAACTTGGAGGAAGCAGGTGTCAAAACTGGGGTTAAGCAAAAGACTGATGAAAATGATTTGGTGACTGAAAACAAAGTTGTTGTTGAAAAACCCATTGAAGAAGTAATGCTAAGTTATGAGAGGAAAGTGACGGTTCTGTATGAGCTTCTCACAGCTTGCCTAGCTGATACACATGTAGATAGCAAGAAAAGTACCCGTAAAAGAAAGGGATACGATGCCCGGCATCGTGTTGCTCTGCGGTTACTGGCAACTTGGCTTGATGTCAAATGGATAAACATG GAGGCTATCGAGACGATTGTTGCTTGCTCTGCAATGGCATTGGCTAAAGAAAAGGAAGAATCAAATGAAGTACCCGATTCATCAAAAGGAAAATGGGCCAAGTGGAAGCGAGGTGGTATAATTGGTGCGGCTGCGTTGACTGGAGGAACTTTGCTGGCAATTACTGGTG GTTTAGCTGCCCCAGCAATAGCTGCAGGACTTGGTGCCTTAGCTCCGACATTGGGTACTCTGGTACCAGTAATTGGGGCAGGAGGATTTGCCGCTGTAGCTAGTGCTGCAGGAACTGTGGCTGGATCTGTTGCTGTTGCTGCATCATTCGGAG CTGCTGGAGCTGGACTTACAGGGAGCAAAATGGCTAGGAGAACTGGGAGTGTTGATGAGTTTGAATTCAAAGTCGTAGGAGAAGAAAATCATAATCAAGGA AGGTTAGCAGTTGGGATCATGATCTCAGGATTGGTTTTTAATGAGGAGGATTTTGTAAGGCCTTGGGAAGTACAAGATGATAACTCAGAAAG GTATGTGCTGCAGTGGGAGTCTAAGAATCTAATTGCCGTCAGCACTGCAATCCAGGATTGGCTTACATCAA GAATTGCTTTGGAATTGATGAAGCAAGGTGCAATGATGACTGTGTTAAGCACACTTGTGGCTGCACTGGCTTGGCCAGCAACTTTACTTGCAGTTACTGATTTCATAGACAGCACGTGGTCAATTGCGGTTGACAG ATCGGACAAAGCAGGAAGATTGCTTGCTGAAGTGTTGTTAAAAGGGGTTCACGGGAACAG GCCTGTGACACTTGTAGGTTACTCGCTTGGTGCACGTGTTATTTTCAAGTGTCTTCAGTTTTTAGCTGAAACTGAAAAAAATG CTGAACTCGTAGAAAGAGTTGTTCTTCTTGGAGCACCGATTTCGATTAAAGATGAGAACTGGGGAGCTGCTAGAAAG ATGGTTGCGGGAAGATTCATCAATGCTTACGCTACAACTGATTGGACACTCGGAGTTGCTTTTCGTGCTAG TTTACTTACTCAAGGATTAGCTGGAATTCAACCAATAAATGTCCCAGGAATTGAGAAT GTTGATGTAACTGATCTCATTGAAGGCCATTCATCCTATCTTTGGGCTACACAGCAAATCCTAGAGCTTCTTGAATTGGACACTTACTATCCTGTTTTCCGGGCCGCCAAACAGTCAACACAGA CTTTTGATTACCATGGATTCAGACCTCTTACTGGCTTACTAACAGAATCCATATCGAAtaattga